From one Humulus lupulus chromosome 8, drHumLupu1.1, whole genome shotgun sequence genomic stretch:
- the LOC133794175 gene encoding protein MOTHER of FT and TFL1-like — protein MARSIEPLVVGKVIGDVVDMFSPATEFTIHYGSKQISNGYEIKPSAAVDKPKAQILGPRNQANLYTLVMVDPDAPSPSEPSLREWLHWIVIDIPEGFEATKGQELVEYMGPQPPTGIHRYVLALFRQSGGSMAGAPAPEIRSNFSTRQFAAHYGLGPPVAALYFHSQKEPATKRR, from the exons ATGGCCAGGTCCATAGAGCCACTGGTGGTGGGAAAAGTGATTGGAGATGTGGTGGACATGTTTAGCCCAGCTACTGAGTTCACTATCCATTATGGCTCAAAACAGATCAGTAATGGCTACGAGATCAAACCCTCTGCCGCCGTCGACAAGCCCAAGGCCCAGATTCTTGGTCCTCGTAACCAAGCCAATCTCTACACCTTA GTGATGGTGGATCCTGATGCTCCAAGTCCTAGTGAACCATCATTGAGAGAGTGGCTCCATTG GATTGTTATAGATATTCCAGAAGGGTTCGAGGCCACCAAAG GACAAGAATTGGTGGAGTACATGGGACCCCAACCACCAACTGGCATTCACCGCTACGTGTTGGCGCTGTTCAGGCAGAGTGGAGGCAGCATGGCCGGAGCCCCAGCGCCAGAGATCCGCAGCAACTTTAGTACTCGCCAATTCGCTGCCCACTACGGCCTTGGGCCTCCAGTTGCCGCACTATATTTCCATTCACAGAAGGAGCCTGCTACTAAAAGACGTTGA
- the LOC133794177 gene encoding uncharacterized protein LOC133794177, whose protein sequence is MSRFLTSAYIKRVASSIHKSQRHRHTNLGNNGAVAIGLNIPRYKLYSQYGYSGRVHASLPLYSSTRCFGKTSFSRNFSVFSASCAVSHHAQIAWKRLSQKCYSYNRTISPINRIAQAVSLAITRSHPIVPAIFAFTCGQVAWAERSFVEVEHPSKNSLYMHAQDGHAYITSLLLAILEGVILFIRALYLSILFTPSIMMAPFADSLGVQFRKTWLQVVHRTLEKAGPAFIKWGQWAATRPDLFPRDLCNQLSELHTKAPEHSFSYTKKTIERAFGRKLSEIFENFEETPVASGSIAQVHRASLRFRYPGQKVKPMTVAVKVRHPGVGDSIRRDFMIINFVAKASNFIPTLKWLRLDESVQQFAVFMMSQVDLAREAAHLSRFIYNFRQWRDVSFPKPVYPLVHPAVLVETFEQGESVSHYVDELEGHTRIKSALAHIGTHALLKMLLVDNFIHADMHPGNILVRVGQSKSPRKRLFKSKPHVIFIDVGMTAELSGSDRVNLLEFFKAVARRDGRTAAESALRLSKQQNCPNPKAFIEEVEESFAFWGTPEGDLVHPAECMQQLLEKVRRHRVNIDGNVCTVMVTTLVLEGWQRKLDPGYNVMDTLQTLLLKADWAKSLTYTIEGLLAP, encoded by the exons ATGTCAAG ATTTTTGACTTCTGCATATATAAAGAGAGTTGCAAGTTCTATACATAAAAGCCAGCGGCATAGGCATACGAATTTAGGGAACAATGGGGCAGTTGCCATAGGGCTAAATATTCCCAGATACAAATTGTACTCGCAATACGGATATTCTGGTAGAGTTCATGCTTCACTGCCATTGTATAGTAGCACGAGGTGTTTTGGCAAGACGAGTTTTTCAAGGAATTTCTCTGTGTTTTCAGCGAGTTGCGCCGTCTCGCATCATGCCCAAATTGCATGGAAAAGGCTTTCTCAAAAGTGTTATTCCTATAATCGTACCATTTCCCCCATAAATAGGATTGCTCAAGCAGTCAGCTTAGCTATAACTCGCTCTCATCCCATTGTTCCTGCTATTTTTGCCTTCACCTGTGGACAGGTAGCATGGGCGGAGAGATCATTTGTGGAAGTAGAGCACCCATCAAAGAATTCTTTATATATGCATGCACAAGATGGGCATGCTTACATTACCTCATTACTCTTGGCAATTTTAGAAGGGGTAATATTGTTTATACGAGCTCTCTATTTATCGATTTTGTTCACACCTAGTATAATGATGGCACCATTTGCGGATAGTTTGGGAGTTCAGTTCAGGAAAACTTGGCTTCAGGTGGTTCATCGTACCTTGGAAAAAGCAGGTCCAGCATTCATCAAATGGGGTCAGTGGGCTGCTACACGACCTGATCTTTTCCCTAGGGATTTATGCAACCAGCTTTCAGAGCTTCATACAAAAGCTCCCGAACATAGTTTCTCCTATACAAAGAAAACTATTGAAAGAGCGTTTGGCCGCAAGCTATCTgaaatatttgagaattttgaggaGACACCCGTGGCATCTGGGAGTATTGCCCAAGTGCATCGAGCATCTTTGAGATTTCGCTACCCTGGTCAAAAGGTCAAGCCTATGACAGTTGCTGTGAAGGTCAGGCATCCTGGTGTTGGTGACTCGATTCGGAGAGATTTTATGATAATAAATTTTGTAGCAAAAGCTTCAAATTTCATTCCTACACTGAAGTGGTTAAGACTGGATGAAAGTGTACAGCAGTTTGCAGTTTTCATGATGTCCCAAGTTGACCTTGCCAGAGAAGCTGCCCATTTGAGCCGCTTTATATATAATTTCCGTCAATGGAGGGATGTTTCATTCCCTAAGCCTGTCTATCCGCTAGTGCACCCTGCTGTTCTGGTGGAAACTTTTGAGCAAGGTGAGAGTGTCTCACACTATGTAGATGAACTCGAAGGCCATACTCGCATTAAATCCGCACTTGCTCACATTGGCACACATGCCCTCCTAAAGATGCTCCTG GTGGACAACTTTATACATGCAGATATGCATCCTGGAAATATCCTTGTTCGGGTGGGTCAGAGTAAGTCTCCTCGGAAACGGCTTTTCAAATCAAAACCCCATGTCATATTCATCGATGTAGGCATGACTGCTGAACTATCTGGAAGTGACCGAGTAAATTTACTAGAATTTTTCAAAGCTGTTGCTCGTCGAGATGGTCGCACAGCTGCTGAGAGTGCATTGAGGTTATCTAAACAACAGAACTGCCcaaatccaaaggcttttattgAG GAAGTGGAAGAATCATTCGCTTTTTGGGGTACTCCAGAAGGTGACCTAGTACATCCTGCCGAGTGCATGCAGCAATTGCTTGAGAAAGTTAGGCGTCATAGAGTCAACATCGACGGCAATGTCTGTACCGTCATGGTGACAACATTGGTTCTTGAG GGTTGGCAGCGTAAACTTGATCCTGGCTACAACGTGATGGATACTCTTCAAACTCTGCTACTCAAAGCTGACTGGGCAAAGTCTCTTACTTACACAATCGAGGGGCTGCTGGCCCCATGA